Proteins found in one Lepisosteus oculatus isolate fLepOcu1 chromosome 22, fLepOcu1.hap2, whole genome shotgun sequence genomic segment:
- the gltpa gene encoding glycolipid transfer protein, producing MALLAEHQFKQLPADKQVDTRSFLESVSYLPSFFDCLGSTVFSPIKADVSGNITKIKAVYDTNPTRFKTLQHILEAEKEMHGAEWPKVGATLALMWLKRALKFIQVLLQSIADGERDDTNPNLIRVNATKAYEMALKRYHGWLVQKLFKAAVYAAPYKSDFLKALSKGRDVKEEECLEKIRQFLVNFTATVDAIYEMYSKMNAELDYTV from the exons ATGGCTCTTCTAGCGGAGCATCAGTTTAAACAGCTTCCAGCCGATAAGCAAGTGGATACCAGATCGTTTTTGGAGTCGGTGTCGTACCTTCCGTCTTTCTTCG ACTGCCTGGGCTCTACAGTATTTTCACCAATCAAAGCTGACGTTAGTGGAAACATAACA aaaatcaaGGCAGTGTACGATACAAACCCCACCAGGTTCAAGACCCTGCAGCACATCCTGGAGGCTGAAAAGGAGATGCATGGAGCAGAGTGGCCTAAAGTTGGCGCTACTCTAGCTCTCATGTGGCTGAAAAG GGCTCTCAAGTTCATTCAGGTCCTGCTGCAGAGCATTGCAGATGGAGAGAGGGACGACACCAACCCCAATCTCATCCGGGTCAACGCCACCAAAGCCTACGAGATGGCTCTGAAAAGATACCATGGCTGGCTGGTTCAGAAGCTGTTCAAG GCAGCTGTGTACGCTGCTCCCTACAAGTCTGACTTCCTGAAGGCCCTGTCGAAAGGTCGCGATGTCAAGGAGGAGGAGTGTCTGGAGAAGATCCGCCAGTTCCTTGTGAATTTCACGGCTACAGTGGATGCCATTTACGAGATGTATAGCAAAATGAACGCCGAGCTGGACTACACGGTCTGA